A stretch of the Gemmatimonadota bacterium genome encodes the following:
- a CDS encoding nucleotidyl transferase AbiEii/AbiGii toxin family protein — MSPSLEYLERCAADSGFAVATLEKVARLGEFAGDVGRHAFLKEALVLKGGTALNLGYRTPTRLSVDLDFNYIGAADRSAMLEDRPRVEQAVIELARRSGYRVQQSADAFAGRKIYLDYRSASGPQDRIEVDLNFLFRTPFVPTVRRELWQPGELDRPSLPCVGDDELLAGKLLALVERCAARDAWDVANLAPDLVECLGQPTFRARFVAIAGTLDHPLGTYGRERLETQLTQQEVEERLLPMLAQGRSVEAGELVTAAWQRLGALLALRPEETLYMNELAEGRLALEGLFDGDQEEIGRFAQHPALRWKVLNVRRHRKGAS, encoded by the coding sequence ATGAGCCCTAGCCTCGAGTATCTCGAGCGCTGCGCTGCCGATAGTGGATTCGCGGTGGCGACCCTGGAGAAGGTCGCGCGTCTGGGGGAGTTCGCCGGCGATGTGGGGCGGCATGCGTTTCTCAAGGAAGCTCTCGTCCTCAAGGGTGGCACGGCCCTCAACCTGGGCTACAGGACCCCGACTCGGCTCTCGGTCGATCTCGATTTCAACTACATCGGGGCTGCGGATCGCTCGGCAATGCTGGAGGACCGCCCCCGGGTGGAGCAAGCCGTAATCGAGCTTGCCCGACGATCCGGCTACCGCGTCCAGCAATCCGCCGATGCCTTTGCCGGACGCAAGATCTACCTCGACTACCGTTCCGCTTCCGGCCCGCAGGATCGTATCGAGGTGGACCTTAACTTTCTCTTCCGGACTCCCTTCGTCCCGACCGTTCGGCGTGAACTGTGGCAACCAGGAGAGCTGGACAGGCCTTCGCTTCCCTGCGTCGGGGACGATGAACTGCTCGCTGGCAAGCTGCTCGCCCTAGTGGAACGCTGCGCCGCCCGCGACGCCTGGGATGTGGCCAACCTGGCTCCCGATCTTGTGGAGTGTCTTGGGCAGCCGACTTTTCGTGCGCGTTTCGTGGCGATCGCCGGGACGCTGGACCACCCCCTTGGGACCTACGGTCGAGAGCGGCTCGAAACACAGTTGACCCAACAGGAGGTGGAGGAGCGGCTGCTGCCGATGCTGGCCCAAGGCCGGAGCGTGGAAGCTGGCGAACTCGTTACCGCCGCCTGGCAGCGGCTGGGCGCACTGCTCGCTCTTCGCCCGGAGGAAACGCTCTACATGAACGAACTGGCGGAGGGTCGCCTGGCCCTTGAGGGGCTGTTCGACGGCGACCAGGAGGAGATCGGTCGGTTCGCTCAACACCCGGCGCTACGCTGGAAAGTTCTCAACGTCCGTCGGCACCGCAAGGGAGCATCCTGA